GAGAGGAGCAGTCGGTTGATGATGATATCCACGTCCGGTTCGAGCGTCACGTCGCCGTCGGCGATGTCGACCGAGAGCGTGTCGGCACGGAGCCACGCGGCCTCGAAGCCGAGCCGTTCCACCGCGTTCAGGATTGCTTTCGTCTCCTTGGAGTTGTGGAGACTCAACACGCCAACGGAGATGTCGTCGTTCATATCTGAGGAGTGCGTCGCGGTCTGAAAACCCTGCCGGATAGCGTCCGACGCGGCTTTTTGTGCGCTCACGGCGGAGACTCCGTATGGCAGACTCGTTCACGTACGATGGGGGAAGCGTCGCACCCGGCGAGACGCAGAACCTCCGCTATTCGGTCTCCGAGACCTACCTCGGTGACCCGGTCCGGATTCCCGTCACGGTCGTCAACGGTGAGCGCGACGGGCCGACCGTCGTCCTCTCGGCGGCGGCCCACGGCGACGAACTCAACGGTATCGAGGTGGTGCGGGAGGTGGCACACGAGTGGGACCACGCCGACCTGGTCGGCACGCTCGTCTGTCTCCCCGTCCTGAACGTGCAGGGGTTCATCGCCCAACAGCGGTATCTGCCGATACACGACCGCGACCTGAACCGGTCGTTTCCGGGGAGTCCAGACTCCACGAGCGCGAAGCGAATCGCCCACCGCATCTTCCAGAACTTCATCGCGCCCTGTGATTTGGGCATCGACTTCCACACCTCGACGCGCGGACGGACGAACGCGGTTCACGTCCGTGCGGACATGGACGACGAGGGTGTGTCCCGTGTCGCGAACGCGTTCGCCTCGCACGTCATCATCGACTCGACCGGGCCGTCGGGGGCACTCCGGCGCGAGGCGACCGCCGCAGGCGTCCCGACCGTGACAGTCGAGATGGGCGAGGCACACCGGTTCCAGCGGTCGCTCATCGACCGGGCGCTGGCCGGGACGTTGTCGGTGCTCAACGAGTTCGGCGCGCGGACGGACGGCGTCGTCTCGTGGCCCGGCTGGCGGACCGTCATCGGCGACGACGACGAGAAGACG
This portion of the Halosegnis longus genome encodes:
- a CDS encoding succinylglutamate desuccinylase/aspartoacylase family protein, which gives rise to MADSFTYDGGSVAPGETQNLRYSVSETYLGDPVRIPVTVVNGERDGPTVVLSAAAHGDELNGIEVVREVAHEWDHADLVGTLVCLPVLNVQGFIAQQRYLPIHDRDLNRSFPGSPDSTSAKRIAHRIFQNFIAPCDLGIDFHTSTRGRTNAVHVRADMDDEGVSRVANAFASHVIIDSTGPSGALRREATAAGVPTVTVEMGEAHRFQRSLIDRALAGTLSVLNEFGARTDGVVSWPGWRTVIGDDDEKTWLRADVGGLVEMHHERSALVEAGERVCTITNPFKRESGAIRAPFTGLLVGVLENPLVYPGNPVCHLVELDEATRHAVEMHRSSRSEPQG